A genomic segment from Pseudomonas sessilinigenes encodes:
- a CDS encoding DedA family protein, whose product MLEHLDLNALIATYGYWVIFVGCLLEGETVLILGGMAAHQGNLEWPQVISVATLGGILGDQLLFWTGRYSGARVLPRLKRHQAAIERVKGLIERYPLTSVFAVRFLYGMRLVGPMVIGASGLAPWRFALLNVLGAAVWAMLFVGAGYWAGEALQHFFGDLKPYRLPIFLGVVALLGLAALVRHLRNRRKTKTS is encoded by the coding sequence ATGCTCGAACACCTGGACCTCAACGCCCTGATCGCCACCTACGGCTACTGGGTGATCTTCGTCGGTTGCCTGCTGGAGGGCGAGACTGTATTGATCCTCGGTGGCATGGCGGCGCACCAGGGCAACCTGGAGTGGCCCCAAGTGATCAGCGTGGCCACCCTCGGCGGCATCCTCGGCGATCAGTTGCTGTTCTGGACCGGTCGCTACTCCGGCGCCCGGGTACTGCCCAGGCTCAAGCGCCATCAGGCCGCCATCGAGCGGGTCAAGGGCCTGATCGAACGTTATCCCCTGACCTCGGTATTCGCCGTGCGCTTTCTCTATGGCATGCGCCTGGTAGGCCCGATGGTCATCGGTGCCAGCGGCCTGGCGCCCTGGCGCTTTGCCTTGCTCAATGTGCTCGGGGCCGCGGTCTGGGCCATGTTGTTCGTCGGGGCTGGCTATTGGGCCGGCGAGGCCTTGCAGCATTTTTTCGGCGACCTGAAGCCCTATCGCCTGCCGATCTTCCTCGGCGTGGTGGCCCTGCTGGGACTCGCCGCGCTGGTACGGCACCTGCGCAACCGACGCAAGACGAAAACCTCTTGA
- the vapB gene encoding type II toxin-antitoxin system VapB family antitoxin, with product METGSVFKSNRSQAIRMPKAVALPDDVTRVDIVAIGRTRIITPAGESWDSWFDEQDSVSADFMTEREQPAEQVREEF from the coding sequence ATGGAAACCGGTTCCGTATTCAAAAGCAATCGCAGTCAGGCTATTCGCATGCCCAAGGCCGTGGCGTTGCCGGACGATGTCACACGGGTGGACATCGTCGCGATCGGCCGCACCCGCATCATCACTCCGGCGGGCGAGTCCTGGGACAGTTGGTTTGATGAGCAGGACAGCGTGAGCGCCGACTTCATGACTGAACGGGAGCAGCCAGCCGAACAGGTACGTGAGGAGTTCTGA
- the vapC gene encoding type II toxin-antitoxin system tRNA(fMet)-specific endonuclease VapC: MFKYMLDTNICIFTIKNKPQQVREAFSRNQGRLCISSITLMELIYGAEKSAVPEKNLGRVESFVARLQVLDYDDNAAIHSGQLQAELAQKGNRIGPYDQLIAGHARSLGLTLVTNNLREFERVPGLRVEDWV; encoded by the coding sequence ATGTTCAAGTACATGCTCGATACCAATATCTGCATCTTTACCATCAAGAACAAACCCCAGCAGGTTCGCGAAGCGTTCAGCCGTAATCAGGGGCGTTTGTGCATCAGTTCCATCACGTTGATGGAACTGATCTATGGTGCGGAAAAATCTGCCGTGCCGGAGAAAAACCTGGGGCGTGTCGAAAGCTTCGTGGCACGCCTGCAAGTGCTGGATTATGACGATAACGCCGCGATCCATAGTGGCCAGCTACAGGCCGAACTCGCCCAGAAGGGCAACCGAATAGGTCCCTACGATCAACTGATAGCGGGACATGCCAGGTCATTGGGGCTGACCCTGGTCACCAACAATCTTCGTGAGTTCGAGCGTGTGCCCGGGTTGCGCGTCGAGGATTGGGTCTAG